Part of the Streptomyces sp. NBC_01353 genome, AGGCGTGGCAGCCGGACCTGATGGTGCTCGACGTGATGCTGCCGGGCTTCGACGGCCTGGAGGTGTGCCGCCGGGTCCAGGCCCAGCGGCCGGTCCCGGTCCTGATGCTCACGGCACGGGACGACGAGACGGACATGCTGGTCGGCCTCGGCGTCGGCGCCGACGACTACATGACCAAGCCGTTCTCGATGCGCGAGCTGGCAGCCCGGGTGCACGTGCTGCTGCGCCGGGTGGAGCGGGCCGCGCTGGCCGCCGTGACCCCGCGCAGCGGGATCCTGCGGCTCGGCGAGCTCGAGATCGACCACGCGCAGCGGCGGGTCCGCGTCAGGGCCGAGGACGTGCACCTGACGCCGACCGAGTTCGATCTGCTGGTCTGCCTGGCGAACACCCCGCGTGCGGTCCTCTCCCGTGAGCAGCTGCTCGCGGAGGTCTGGGACTGGGCGGACGCCTCGGGCACCCGGACCGTGGACAGCCACATCAAGGCGCTGCGCCGGAAGATCGGGGCGGAGCGGATCCGTACGGTCCATGGCGTCGGATACGCGCTGGAGACCCCGGCGCCATGAGCCGACGGGGGCCGCGCCCCGAGCGCCGCGGCAGGCGCCGGATCCTGATCTCGATCAAGACCAAGCTGGGAACGCTGGTCGTCGGGGCGGTCCTGCTCACCTCGGGCCTGGCCCTGGTGGCGATACGCACCTCCACGGAGTTCCGCTACATCACGATCTTCGCGATGATCGCGACCCTCCTGATCACCCAGTTCGTGGCGCAGTCCCTGACGGCGCCGCTGGACGAGATGACCACCGTGGCGGGGTCGATCTCACGCGGCGACTTCAGCCGCCGTGTGCGCGGCGCGGACCGCCGCGACGAACTGGGCGACCTCGCCTCGACGATCAACCGCATGGCGGACGACCTGGAGGCCGTCGACCGGAACCGCAAGGAGCTGGTCGCCAATGTCTCGCACGAGCTGCGCACCCCCATCGCCGCGCTCCGCGCGGTCCTGGAGAACGTCGTGGACGGGGTCTCCGAGGCCGATCCGGAGACCATGCGGACGGCACTGAAGCAGTCCGAGCGGCTCGGCCGGCTGGTGGAGACCCTGCTCGACCTGTCACGTCTTGACAACGGTGTCGTCACGCTCAAGGCACGACGTTTCGAGGTGTGGCCGTACCTCTCGGGAGTGCTCCGGGAGGCCAATCTGGCCGCGTCCCAGCGCGGCCTCTCCTCCACGTCCGGCCTGCACAACCGTACGGACGTCCATCTGCACCTCGATGTGTCGCCGCCCGAGCTGACCGCGCACGCGGACGCGGAGCGGCTGCACCAGGTGATGGCGAACCTCATCGACAACGCGGTGAAGCACTCGCCGCCGCACGGCCGCGTGACCGTACGGGCCAGGCGCGGGCCGTGGCCGGACTCCCTGGCGCTCGAGGTCGAGGACGAGGGCCCCGGCATCCCGGAGGCGCTGCGGCACACGGTCTTCGAGCGGTTCAACCGTGGCCAGGTGCCGGCCCAGCCCGGTCCGGGCAGCGACGGCGGTACGGGGCTCGGACTGGCGATCGCCCGCTGGGCGGTGGATCTGCACGGCGGGGAGATCGGAGTGGCCGAATCGTCACGCGGCTGCCGGATCCAGGTCACTCTTCCGGGAAGCCTTCCGGCGCGGGATTGACGTAGGGTCGAACCGGAAGCGCACGTTCTGCGTGTGGATGGGTAGGACCGGACAGGACCTGACCGAGACACATCAGGACGTGATCAGGGTTGTCCCCCGGAGCGGATGGCAGCCCGGCTCTCGCCTACCCGCGAGAGGGCAGAACCACGCTTGTTTCCCGCCATTCCCAGCCCCGAAACACTGCGTCAAGTGTGACTTGCGCGACGTTGGAGCGCCCGGCCTGCACCTCTCGGCCAGGGAGGCGTAGCCTTTATTTCCGCTGTCCATCACCTTGTGAAGCGGAAGAGGGCGGTTACCGCCGTGTCGTCTCAGTCCCCCAGTAACTCGAGTACCTCCACCGACCAAGACGGGCAGGGTCAAAACCCTGCGACCGCCTTTGGTGCCAATGAGTGGCTCGTCGACGAGATCTACCAGCAGTACCTCCAGGACCCGAATTCGGTCGATCGTGCCTGGTGGGACTTCTTCGCCGACTACAAGCCCGGTGCCACGGAGACTCCGGCCGCCCCGGCCGCCACCGCTCCGGTCGCGCCGCAGGCGGGCCCCGCACAGGCCACGCCTGCCGCCCCGGCCGCCGCCCCGGCGCCCGCCGCCCCGGCCGCTCCGGCCCCGGCTCCGGCTCCGGCTCCGGCGAAGCCCGCCGCCGCTCCGGCGCCCGCGAAGGCCGCGCCCGCCGCCAAGGCCCCCGCGGCCCCGGCCCCCGCTGCCGTCGGTCCCGAGCTGATCACGCTGCGCGGCCCCGCCGCCGCCGTCGCGAAGAACATGAACGCCTCGCTGGAGGTGCCGACGGCCACGTCCGTCCGCGCCGTCCCGGTGAAGCTGCTCTTCGACAACCGGATCGTGATCAACAACCACCTGAAGCGCGCCCGGGGCGGGAAGATCTCCTTCACGCACCTCATCGGCTACGCGATGGTGCAGGCGATCAAGGCCATGCCGTCGATGAACTACTCCTTCGCGGAGAAGGACGGCAAGCCGACCCTGGTCAAGCCGGAGCACGTGAACTTCGGTCTCGCGATCGACCTGGTGAAGCCGAACGGCGACCGCCAGCTCGTCGTCGCGGGCATCAAGAAGGCCGAGACGCTGAACTTCTTCGAGTTCTGGCAGGCCTACGAGGACATCGTCAAGCGCGCCCGCGTCGGCAAGCTGACGATGGAGGACTTCACCGGCGTCACGGTCTCGCTGACCAACCCCGGCGGCCTCGGTACCGTCCACTCCGTGCCGCGTCTGATGCCCGGACAGTCCGTGATCATGGGCGTCGGCTCGATGGACTACCCGGCCGAGTTCCAGGGCACCTCCCAGGACACCCTGAACAAGCTGGGCATCTCCAAGGTCATGACCCTGACCTCGACGTACGACCACCGGGTCATCCAGGGTGCCGCCTCCGGCGAGTTCCTGCGGGTCGTCGCGAACTACCTCCTCGGCGAGGAGGGCTTCTACGACGACATCTTCAAGGCCCTGCGGATCCCCTACGAGCCGGTCCGCTGGCTCAAGGACATCGACGCCTCGCACGACGACGACGTCACCAAGGCCGCCCGCGTCTTCGAGCTGATCCACTCCTACCGGGTCCGCGGCCACGTCATGGCCGACACCGACCCGCTGGAGTACCGCCAGCGCAAGCACCCCGACCTGGACATCACCGAGCACGGCCTCACCCTGTGGGACCTCGAGCGTGAGTTCGCGGTCGGCGGCTTCGCCGGCAAGTCGATGATGAAGCTCCGCGACATCCTCGGCGTGCTGCGCGACTCGTACTGCCGCACCACCGGCGTCGAGTTCATGCACATCCAGGACCCGAAGCAGCGCAAGTGGATCCAGGACCGTGTGGAGCGCTCGCACTCCAAGCCGGAGCGCGAGGAGCAGCTGCGGATCCTGCGCCGCCTGAACGCGGCCGAGGCCTTCGAGACCTTCCTGCAGACCAAGTACGTCGGTCAGAAGCGGTTCTCCCTGGAGGGCGGCGAGTCCGTCATCCCGCTGCTCGACGCGGTCATCGACTCCGCCGCCGAGTCCCGCCTGGACGAGGTCGTCATCGGCATGGCCCACCGCGGCCGCCTGAACGTCCTCGCGAACATCGTGGGCAAGTCGTACGCGCAGATCTTCCGCGAGTTCGAGGGCAACCTCGACCCGAAGTCGATGCACGGCTCCGGCGACGTGAAGTACCACTTGGGCGCCCAGGGCACCTTCACCGGCCTGGACGGCGAGCAGATCAAGGTCTCGCTCGCCGCCAACCCCTCGCACCTGGAGGCGGTCGACCCGGTCCTGGAGGGTGTCGTCCGCGCCAAGCAGGACGTCATCAACAAGGGCGGCACGGACTTCACCGTCCTCCCCGTCGCCCTGCACGGTGACGCGGCCTTCGCCGGCCAGGGTGTGGTCGCCGAGACGCTGAACATGTCGCAGCTGCGCGGCTACCGCACCGGCGGCACGGTCCACATCGTCATCAACAACCAGGTCGGCTTCACCGCCGCCCCGGAGTCCTCGCGTTCCTCGATGTACGCGACCGACGTGGCCCGCATGATCGAGGCGCCGATCTTCCACGTGAACGGCGACGACCCGGAGGCCGTGGTCCGCGTCGCGCGGCTCGCCTTCGAGTTCCGCCAGACGTTCAACAAGGACGTCGTGATCGACCTCATCTGCTACCGCCGCCGCGGTCACAACGAGGGCGACAACCCGCAGTTCACCAACCCGCAGATGTACAACCTGATCGACAAGAAGCGTTCGGTGCGCAAGCTGTACACCGAGTCGCTGATCGGTCGCGGCGACATCACGCTGGAAGAGGCGGAGCAGGCGCTCCAGGACTTCCAGGGCCAGCTGGAGAAGGTCTTCGCGGAGGTCCGCGAGGCCACCTCGGCGCCGGCCCCGGCGCACGTCCCGGACGCCCAGCCAGAGTTCCCGGTCGCCGTCACCACCGCGGTCTCCCAGGAGGTCGTGAAGCGGATCGCCGAGTCGCAGGTCAACATCCCGGAGCGGATCACGGTCCACCCGCGTCTGATGCCGCAGATGCAGCGCCGCGCGGCCTCCGTCGACGACGGCACCATCGACTGGGGCTTCGGCGAGACCCTCGCCCTCGGCTCGCTGCTGATGGAGGGCACCCCGGTCCGGCTGTCCGGCCAGGACTCCCGCCGCGGCACCTTCGGTCAGCGGCACGCGGTCCTGGTGGACCAGGAGACCGGCGAGGACTACACCCCGCTGCTCTACCTGGCCGAGGACCAGGCCCACTACAACGTCTACGACTCGCTGCTCAGCGAGTACGCGGCGATGGGCTTCGAGTACGGCTACTCGCTGGCCCGCCCGGACTCCCTGGTCATCTGGGAGGCCCAGTTCGGTGACTTCGTCAACGGCGCGCAGACCGTCGTCGACGAGTTCATCTCCTCGGCCGAGCAGAAGTGGGGCCAGACCTCCGGCGTCACGCTGCTCCTGCCGCACGGCTACGAGGGCCAGGGACCGGACCACTCGTCCGCGCGCCCGGAGCGCTTCCTCCAGATGTGCGCGCAGGACAACATGACGATCGCCATGCCGACCCTGCCGTCAAACTACTTCCACCTGCTGCGCTGGCAGGTCCACAACCCGCACCACAAGCCGCTCATCGTCTTCACCCCGAAGTCGATGCTGCGTCTGAAGGCCGCGGCGTCGAAGGTGGAGGAGTTCACCACCGGCGGCTTCCGCCCGGTGATCGGCGACGACTCCGTCAACCCGGCCGACGTCCGCAAGGTCGTCTTCTGCGCCGGCAAGGTCTACTACGACCTGGAGGCCGAGCGGCAGAAGCGCGGTGTCACGGACACGGCGATCATCCGTCTGGAGCGCCTGTACCCGCTGCCGGGTGCCGAGCTCCAGGCCGAGATCGCCAAGTACCCGAACGCCGAGAAGTACCTGTGGGCGCAGGAGGAGCCGGCGAACCAGGGTGCGTGGCCGTTCATCGCGCTGAACCTGATCGACCACCTGGACCTGGCGGTCGGCGCCGACATCCCGCACGGCGAGCGCCTGCGTCGGATCTCGCGTCCGCACTCCTCGTCCCCGGCGGTCGGCTCGGCCAAGCGCCACCAGGCCGAGCAGCAGCAGCTGGTCAACGAGGTCTTCGACGCCTGACCCGCTGTACCGGTACGCACGGAGGCCCGGCACCCCGCGAGGGGTGCCGGGCCTCCGGCGTGTCCGGGGTCAGCCGAGGTTGGCCTCGAAGTCCCAGTAGGGGCGGTTGCGCTGGCGCGCCGACAGGGTGTGCGGATGCTGGGCGCCCAGGGTCCTGGTGAGGGTGAGCAGGGCGTCCTCCTCCAGCTTCCCCGCCTCCTCGACCTCGCGCAGACCGCGCAGGTCGGTGGCGAGCGCCACCTGGCAGGACAGGGTGAGCGGGTGCTCGTTGCCGAGCGTGTGCCGGGCGCGGCGCAGGGTCTCCCGGCTGAGTTCGGCGGCGTCGGCGACCCGTCCGTTGAAGTTGCGGGCGGCGGTGGCGTTGAGGGCGCAGCCGAGGGCCCAGGGGTGATCGGGGCCGAGGGAGGCGGTCAGACCGGCGAGCGCGCCCTCCAGCATGGCCAGGGCGTCGGCGCGTTCGCCGGAGGCCTGCATGACGAGCGCGGTGTTGGCGAGGACGCCGGTGGCGACGGGGTGGGCGGGGCCGAGGAGCGTACGGTAGCCGGCCTCGGCCTCGCTGCTGAGCTCCCTGGCATGGTCCAGGTCGCCGTGCTCGCGCAGGTAGTTGGCGTAGTTGTTGATGGAGGAGAGCGTGGAGTAGTGGGCGCGGCCGTGCACCTGCTCCTGCTGTTCGAGCAGGCTGGCCATGGTGGCTCCGAGGTCCTGCTGGAAGCCGCCCTCACGGCGGCGGCAGAGCGCGAGCTGGGCGCGGGCGTAGAGGGTCTGCAGGTGCTGCGGCCCGAGGACCTGGACGTGCACCCGTACGTTGGCCTCCTGGCGGGCGAGCGCCTCCCGGTAGTTGCCGAGCAGGCGCAGGTCCTGGGCGACGGCGTTGCTGGAGTTGAGGGTGTGGGCGTGCCGGGTGCGGAGCACGTTCTCGCTGCGGGCCAGCGAGGCGACGTCCTGGTCGTACGCCTCCCGGTACCGGCCGAGCATGCGCAGCACGACGCCGAGGTTGTGACCGGCGACGAGGGTGAGGAACTCGTTCTCGCCGAGGAGCCGTTGGGCCTCCATGTACGCCTCGCGCTGGATCCGTTCCGACTCCTGGTACTGGCCGAGGAAGCGCAGGTCGCTGGCGATGGAGACGGCGGACCGGAGGGAGCCCAGCTCGTCCCTGGTCTCGGCGGCGTTCAGCCGGTCACGGACGGCGATGTCGAGTTCGTACGCGTCCCGGAACCGGCCGAAGGCGCGCAGGATGTAGCTCTCCTGCGTGGTGAGTTCCAGCATCTCGGGGCTGACCGGGTCCATGAACCTGGACCAGTGGTCCCGGATCTTCTCCGCCAGGCGGATTCCGGCTCGGTGCTCGGAGCTGCGGAAGCAGTAGCGCAGGCAGTTGAGCACGGCGGTCTGGACGCGCGGGTTCCGGCTGGCGAGGGCGCCGGACGGCTCCAGGTGCGGCAGGAGTTCGGCATACCGGGGCCAGTGCCGGCTGTCCATGGGGTTGCCGGGGTCGGCCTCGGCGAGGAGGGTACGGACGGCCTTGCGGTGGGCCTCGCGGTGTTCGCCGTCGGTGAGCCGGGCGACGATGTCGTGGACGAGCCGGTGCATGTGCACGGACTCCTGGTGCGGCCCCACCTCGACGTTGGTGACCGGCCCGCGTGACTCGCGGCTGAGCACCGAGTAATTGACAAGGGTGTCCAGGGCGCGGGTCCAGGCGGGCAGGTCGGTGACCATCCAGCGGAGGTCCTCGGGGAGGTCCGCCTGCGGAAAGGCGCGCACGATACCGAGGGGGATGCGGCCGGGGGCGAAGGAGGCACACAGGCTGAGGACGTCGATGGCCTGCGGCTGGGCGCGTCGGAGCCGGTTGATCAGTATCGACCAGGAGGTGAGGGAGGCGTTGGGGAAGCCGTCGCCGGAGGGCTCGTCGACGGTGGAGAGCCGTCCGTCGCGGACCATGCGCAGATACTCGGGAACCTCCATGCCGGACTCGCCGAGCCAGGCGGCGGCCTGGACGAGCGGCAGGGGCACGTCGCCGAACTCGGCGGCGACCTCGTCGGCCTCGGGCGCGGAGATGTGCGGGGCGCGGCGCATGAGGTAGGCGGTGGACTCGGCACGGTCGAAGCTGGGGACTTCGAGGATGTCGGTGTGGTCGCCCCAGCCGCGGTTGCGGGAGGTGATGAGCACATGGCCGGGGCCCTGGGGCAGCAGCACGTTGGCGCCGTCGGTGTCGTCCCAGCCGTCGAAGATGATCAGCCAGCGGCTGTGCGGGTCGCCGCGGCGCAGGGCTTCGCGGACGGCGCGGATGCGCTCACCGGGGTCGTTGCCGGTGGGCAGACGCAGTTCGGTGGCGAGTTCGCCGAAGCGGTCGCGCTGGATGTTGCGGTCGTCGGAGTTGACCCACCAGATGACGTCGTAGTCGGGGCTGAAGCGGTGGGCGTACTCGGCGGCGATCTGGGTCTTGCCGATGCCGGACATGCCGAGCAGGGTGCAGGCGGCGCTGCCGCGCTCGGCGTCCATCAGCCGTTCCTGTAGCTCGGTGAGCAGGTCGTCTCGGCCGGTGAAGCGGGGGTTGCGGCGCGGGACCTCGCCCCAGATGTCGGGCGGCGTCTCCGGGTAGCGCACCAGCGCCCCGGCCGGGACGCGGCGGCCCGCCGAGCGGCGCGGTTCGATGCCGAGCCTGCTGAGCAGCCGCGCCTCCGCCTCCTCCTCGCCGACGCCCCAGAGGCTGACCGGTTCGAGGACGGCGGTGGCCGGGAGGAGCGTGCGGTTGGTCAGGTTGACGGCGGCGAACCGTTCGGCGTTGGCGGCGACGAAGCCGCGCAGCACGTCGTTCCATTCGCCGGCGGCGCGGGGGCCGAGCTGGAAGAACCAGTCGTCGAGGACGAGCAGGACCTGCCCGCGGGCGAGCAGCAGGTCGCCGAGGGAGTCCTCCAGCGCCGACTCGCGCGGGGGGTCCCAGCGCAGGGCCGTGGTGCGCACCCCGTGGGCTTCGAGGCGCTGGCCGATCCAGGCCGACCACGGGCGGTGGTAGCCGGGGAAGACCACGAGGACATGCCCAGGCGTGGCCCTTCCTCCGTACTCCGCCGCTGCGCCGCCACCCGACCGCTGTTCCGCCATCTGTACGTCTCCCGTCCCGCTGCCACGCAACGCAGTGTCATGCGCCCTTGGCACAGTGTTACCCAGCCGCCCTCGGGGCCGCGCCCAGGCTCGCGTGGTGCAGCCTCATTTGATGGACGAACTCCCGCCCCTCACTGGTCAGTTCATCTGATTCAAGCAGGATCGCCAGAGCCTCATCCACCTGATCGTGGAAACGGTCGAACTGCTGCCCCGCACTGGTCCGCCAGGGTGTGGACACCCCCTCGGCCGTGGCCGCGCGCCGCCACAGATCGGTCAGGGCCAGATGGGCGTAGGCCCCGTGGAGCACGCCCGCGATGGGCCTTGGATCGGACCGCCAGCCGACCCGGTGCACTGCGGCCCGTCCCGGCAGGTACAGCGGTACGAACTCGTGCAGCGTGGCCAGTTTGCTGTGGTGGACCTCGTGGACCAGAGTCTCGGCCATGTCCTGCGCCCCGGAGGGCAGCGAGGTCAGCACGGCGCCGGGAGCGACGCTCAGCGTGGCCCCCGAGGAGCCCGGGCCATGAGGGACCAGCGGCACGAGCGCGTGGACCGCGCGGCGCACCTCGGCCGCCCTGGCCGGGTCGGTGCGCACCAGGAGGTCCTGAGCGGATCGCCAACAGGCGGACCAGGCCGCCCGGTCGGTCACCGCGTGGTCCGATCCCGCACGGGCCGGGCTGCCGATACCGCCGGGCGGTACCCGGTAGGGGTCGAGGTCGTCGAGGCGGGCGGCCGAGCCGCTCAGGACGCGCAGCCCGGTCCAGCCGGGCCCCCATCCGGTCAGCGCGCCGGTCCGCCGGTCGGAGAGCACCAGGACGACGGGCGGCCGGTGCGTCAGGCCCTCCGAACGGATCCGTACGGTACGGGACCGGGCCCGGATCCGGACGCGACCGGCGCCTCCCGCCCGCAGCCGTCCGACACCGGGCAGCGAGAGGAACCCGCCCGGGGCGTCGAGGGTGACGTCGAGGGGCGAGCCGGACCGCAGGGCGGCCGTGACGGCGAGGATGTCGAGCCGGGCGAGATGCCGGACGAGGCCCGGCCCGAGCGGCTCCATGAGCGCGGTGGCCAGCCAGGTGCCGGTCGTGGGGTAGTCGAGCAGGTCGCGGACCACATCGGGGCGGCGTTGTTCGACCCGCTCCAGCAGCTGCCAGGATTCGGCGAAGCGTTGGAACACGGCCGCGTCGACGGCCTCACGGTGCCGATGGACACGCACCGACAGGGCCTTGAGCAGCACCAGGCGACGGGCGTGCAGGGTGGAGCGCAGCAGGGAGGCGCTACGGGTCGCGGAGCGGGTGCGGGCCAGCTCCGCGAAGGCCGCGGCGTGCGGCGGGGCGAGGGTCATCCTCGCCTCCCCGGCCGGACAGCGGACGCTCGTCCGCTTCTGACCGGA contains:
- a CDS encoding response regulator transcription factor, with protein sequence MEQTHTTHHGAAPTPGAQRRVLVVEDDTTIVDAISARLRAEGFLVQTATDGPAAVDAAEAWQPDLMVLDVMLPGFDGLEVCRRVQAQRPVPVLMLTARDDETDMLVGLGVGADDYMTKPFSMRELAARVHVLLRRVERAALAAVTPRSGILRLGELEIDHAQRRVRVRAEDVHLTPTEFDLLVCLANTPRAVLSREQLLAEVWDWADASGTRTVDSHIKALRRKIGAERIRTVHGVGYALETPAP
- a CDS encoding HAMP domain-containing sensor histidine kinase — encoded protein: MSRRGPRPERRGRRRILISIKTKLGTLVVGAVLLTSGLALVAIRTSTEFRYITIFAMIATLLITQFVAQSLTAPLDEMTTVAGSISRGDFSRRVRGADRRDELGDLASTINRMADDLEAVDRNRKELVANVSHELRTPIAALRAVLENVVDGVSEADPETMRTALKQSERLGRLVETLLDLSRLDNGVVTLKARRFEVWPYLSGVLREANLAASQRGLSSTSGLHNRTDVHLHLDVSPPELTAHADAERLHQVMANLIDNAVKHSPPHGRVTVRARRGPWPDSLALEVEDEGPGIPEALRHTVFERFNRGQVPAQPGPGSDGGTGLGLAIARWAVDLHGGEIGVAESSRGCRIQVTLPGSLPARD
- a CDS encoding multifunctional oxoglutarate decarboxylase/oxoglutarate dehydrogenase thiamine pyrophosphate-binding subunit/dihydrolipoyllysine-residue succinyltransferase subunit, whose amino-acid sequence is MSSQSPSNSSTSTDQDGQGQNPATAFGANEWLVDEIYQQYLQDPNSVDRAWWDFFADYKPGATETPAAPAATAPVAPQAGPAQATPAAPAAAPAPAAPAAPAPAPAPAPAKPAAAPAPAKAAPAAKAPAAPAPAAVGPELITLRGPAAAVAKNMNASLEVPTATSVRAVPVKLLFDNRIVINNHLKRARGGKISFTHLIGYAMVQAIKAMPSMNYSFAEKDGKPTLVKPEHVNFGLAIDLVKPNGDRQLVVAGIKKAETLNFFEFWQAYEDIVKRARVGKLTMEDFTGVTVSLTNPGGLGTVHSVPRLMPGQSVIMGVGSMDYPAEFQGTSQDTLNKLGISKVMTLTSTYDHRVIQGAASGEFLRVVANYLLGEEGFYDDIFKALRIPYEPVRWLKDIDASHDDDVTKAARVFELIHSYRVRGHVMADTDPLEYRQRKHPDLDITEHGLTLWDLEREFAVGGFAGKSMMKLRDILGVLRDSYCRTTGVEFMHIQDPKQRKWIQDRVERSHSKPEREEQLRILRRLNAAEAFETFLQTKYVGQKRFSLEGGESVIPLLDAVIDSAAESRLDEVVIGMAHRGRLNVLANIVGKSYAQIFREFEGNLDPKSMHGSGDVKYHLGAQGTFTGLDGEQIKVSLAANPSHLEAVDPVLEGVVRAKQDVINKGGTDFTVLPVALHGDAAFAGQGVVAETLNMSQLRGYRTGGTVHIVINNQVGFTAAPESSRSSMYATDVARMIEAPIFHVNGDDPEAVVRVARLAFEFRQTFNKDVVIDLICYRRRGHNEGDNPQFTNPQMYNLIDKKRSVRKLYTESLIGRGDITLEEAEQALQDFQGQLEKVFAEVREATSAPAPAHVPDAQPEFPVAVTTAVSQEVVKRIAESQVNIPERITVHPRLMPQMQRRAASVDDGTIDWGFGETLALGSLLMEGTPVRLSGQDSRRGTFGQRHAVLVDQETGEDYTPLLYLAEDQAHYNVYDSLLSEYAAMGFEYGYSLARPDSLVIWEAQFGDFVNGAQTVVDEFISSAEQKWGQTSGVTLLLPHGYEGQGPDHSSARPERFLQMCAQDNMTIAMPTLPSNYFHLLRWQVHNPHHKPLIVFTPKSMLRLKAAASKVEEFTTGGFRPVIGDDSVNPADVRKVVFCAGKVYYDLEAERQKRGVTDTAIIRLERLYPLPGAELQAEIAKYPNAEKYLWAQEEPANQGAWPFIALNLIDHLDLAVGADIPHGERLRRISRPHSSSPAVGSAKRHQAEQQQLVNEVFDA
- a CDS encoding HEXXH motif domain-containing protein translates to MTLAPPHAAAFAELARTRSATRSASLLRSTLHARRLVLLKALSVRVHRHREAVDAAVFQRFAESWQLLERVEQRRPDVVRDLLDYPTTGTWLATALMEPLGPGLVRHLARLDILAVTAALRSGSPLDVTLDAPGGFLSLPGVGRLRAGGAGRVRIRARSRTVRIRSEGLTHRPPVVLVLSDRRTGALTGWGPGWTGLRVLSGSAARLDDLDPYRVPPGGIGSPARAGSDHAVTDRAAWSACWRSAQDLLVRTDPARAAEVRRAVHALVPLVPHGPGSSGATLSVAPGAVLTSLPSGAQDMAETLVHEVHHSKLATLHEFVPLYLPGRAAVHRVGWRSDPRPIAGVLHGAYAHLALTDLWRRAATAEGVSTPWRTSAGQQFDRFHDQVDEALAILLESDELTSEGREFVHQMRLHHASLGAAPRAAG
- the fxsT gene encoding FxSxx-COOH system tetratricopeptide repeat protein, with protein sequence MAEQRSGGGAAAEYGGRATPGHVLVVFPGYHRPWSAWIGQRLEAHGVRTTALRWDPPRESALEDSLGDLLLARGQVLLVLDDWFFQLGPRAAGEWNDVLRGFVAANAERFAAVNLTNRTLLPATAVLEPVSLWGVGEEEAEARLLSRLGIEPRRSAGRRVPAGALVRYPETPPDIWGEVPRRNPRFTGRDDLLTELQERLMDAERGSAACTLLGMSGIGKTQIAAEYAHRFSPDYDVIWWVNSDDRNIQRDRFGELATELRLPTGNDPGERIRAVREALRRGDPHSRWLIIFDGWDDTDGANVLLPQGPGHVLITSRNRGWGDHTDILEVPSFDRAESTAYLMRRAPHISAPEADEVAAEFGDVPLPLVQAAAWLGESGMEVPEYLRMVRDGRLSTVDEPSGDGFPNASLTSWSILINRLRRAQPQAIDVLSLCASFAPGRIPLGIVRAFPQADLPEDLRWMVTDLPAWTRALDTLVNYSVLSRESRGPVTNVEVGPHQESVHMHRLVHDIVARLTDGEHREAHRKAVRTLLAEADPGNPMDSRHWPRYAELLPHLEPSGALASRNPRVQTAVLNCLRYCFRSSEHRAGIRLAEKIRDHWSRFMDPVSPEMLELTTQESYILRAFGRFRDAYELDIAVRDRLNAAETRDELGSLRSAVSIASDLRFLGQYQESERIQREAYMEAQRLLGENEFLTLVAGHNLGVVLRMLGRYREAYDQDVASLARSENVLRTRHAHTLNSSNAVAQDLRLLGNYREALARQEANVRVHVQVLGPQHLQTLYARAQLALCRRREGGFQQDLGATMASLLEQQEQVHGRAHYSTLSSINNYANYLREHGDLDHARELSSEAEAGYRTLLGPAHPVATGVLANTALVMQASGERADALAMLEGALAGLTASLGPDHPWALGCALNATAARNFNGRVADAAELSRETLRRARHTLGNEHPLTLSCQVALATDLRGLREVEEAGKLEEDALLTLTRTLGAQHPHTLSARQRNRPYWDFEANLG